AGCTCACGCCGTGCTCGTTCAGCTTGTAATAGAGCGTGCGGCGACTGACGCCCAGCATCCGCGCGGCAACATTCCGATTTCCGCCAGCCTTCTTCAGGGCCCGCTCTAGCGCGAGTTTTTCTGCACGCGCAATGGCAGTCGCGAGTTCCACGACTTCCACGTCTTCGCTCTCCGGCGCGAGCGCCTCAGAAACTGCCGACTCTGGAGCAGTCCGAGCGGCACCGTAGGCGGCCATCGCCGTCTTCTGGTCGACGGCGCCGTTGTCGATGCCTGGCTGCCACATCGCGCAGTCGCGCGCCGAGATGCGCGGGCCATCGGCCAATAGAACGAGGCGCTCGATGAAGTTCTGAAGCTGGCGCACGTTCCCGGGCCAGCGGTGGCTGCGCAGCATCTCGAGGGCTGGGGCGTCGATGCCCATGGCAGTACGACCATTGTTCAGACCCGCAGTGCGAGCGAAATGCATCGCCAGCTCGGCGATATCATCCGGGCGCGCGCGCAACGGCGGCACAAATAGGGGCACAACGCTCAGACGATAGAAGAGATCCTCGCGGAAATCTCCGCTGCGCACCATGCCGTCCAGGTCGCGGTGCGTCGCCGCAACGAATCGCACATCCGCCTGCAGCGTTTGCGTTCCACCCAAGCGCTCGTACTCGCGTTCCTGAAGGACGCGCAGCAACTTCACCTGAATTGCCGGAGTGATGTCGCCGATCTCGTCGAGGAACAGCGTTCCCCCCTCCGCCAGCTCCACGCGGCCCGGCTTGCGCTGGGTCGCGCCGGTAAACGCGCCCTTCTCGTAGCCGAACAGCTCGCTCTCCAGCAGGTTATCCGGCAGCGCCCCGCAGTGCACCTTGATGAAAGGTCCGTCCTTGCGCGGGCTCTCGTCGTGGATACGCCGCGCCACCAACTCCTTCCCCGTACCGCTTTCCCCACGGATAAGCACTGTCGCAACACCGTCCGCGACACGATGGATCGTGCGCTCGAGCTCCACCATCACCGGGGAAGTTCCGATGATGTTCGAGCGGAGGCTGAGGCGCGCGCTCTTCGGGGGTTCGTCGGCGCCCGCGCGATACAGGCTCAACATCTTCTGGATGACGTACTTGACCTCCTCTTCTTCGAACGGACGGCAGAGAAAGTCATTCGCCCCCATGCGCACGGCTTTGACGCCGAGGGAGGTCTTGCCCTGATCGGTGATCACCACAACGGGCAAGGCCTCGGAGTACTGACCGAGCTTGCTCAGCAACTCGAGCCCGCTGGCATCGGGCAGCTGAACGCAGACCGCCACTCCAGAGTAGTCACGCCGAGCCAACTCATGCAGCGCGTCCTTCTGAGTGCCCACACGAGTGGCCTCCACCTGCAACTCAGCGAGAACGGCAGACAGCGCCTCCGCAGAGTCGGGGTTTGGATCAACGACGAGCAAGCTCTGCTGAAAAGGATTCATCGCGCGCAGCCGGGCCCCAGACCACGGCAACCCCAAGCGTACCCAAAGCCGACGCACTCAGCGAGGCTCAGGCCGGGGAAAGCTCGACACCCCGAGGCGCAGCTTCCGATTCAGAGGGCGTCAGGCGCCGCGAGCGCCGCTCCACCTGGCAGAACGCGGGCGATTTTCGCGTCTCGGGACACCGGGTTGACCGCCCTCGGGCGCACAAAAAAAGGCGACGCCCCCCGTGGACCAACACGAGGGGCGCCTTCGTTCGCAGGAGGTAGTGTTGTCGTTCGCGACCGCTCAGCAGCGGGCGCGAATAGGGCAACGCCGAAGCCACGCGCGCCTGAGGCGGCAGGCGCGCTCGACCTCGGAAGATCAGCCGCCGTTTCGCCGCTGGTAGGCAGGCGTGTCCCAGTCGCGGTCCACGTTCGATGGGAACGTGATGCGGTCGCGGACCGAGGGCAGTCCGGAGTTCTCGGAGCGCGCCTGGAGACTCGCTGCGGCCGCGGCGGGGCGCCTCGAGTAAACCGTCGCAGGCTCGCGGTCGAGCTCCTCGAGAGCCCGTGCGGAAATCTCGGGGCGCTGTTCACGACGTACGGGCGCGGCCTCGGAGGGACGGGCCTCCTGACGCGGAGCCGGACGCTCGAGAGGTTGGCGGCTCGCCTGACGCAAGAGCTCTTGGGGCTCTTCCGCAGCGCGCTCGAAGCCGGTCGCGATGACCGTGACCTTGATGGCCTCGGACATGTTCTCGTCGATCGTAGCGCCGAAGATGATGTTCGCGTCCTCGTGAGCCTGCTCCTGAATGTAGGTCGCAGCCTCGTTGATCTCGCGCATCTTCATGTCGGGTCCGCCGACGACGTTGATCAACACACCCGTAGCGCCGTCGACGCTGATGTTGTCGAGCAACGGACTCTGAATGGCCGCCTCTGCAGCCAGGCGCGCGCGGCCTTCACCCTTCGCGCAACCGGTGCCCATGAGCGCGCGACCCATGTTCTCCATCACAGTGCGCACGTCGGCGAAGTCGACGTTCACGATGCCTTCCTGAGTGATGAGATCGCTGATCCCCTTCACTGCTTGGTAGAGCACCTCGTCCGCCTTGCGGAAGGCGTCCACGAAGCTCAGGTCGTCGTCACCAAGCGCCACCAACTTCTCGTTGGGGATGGTGATGAGCGTGTCGACATGCTCAGCAAGCTGGGCCAGGCCCTGCTCGGCGCGGCGGGCGCGCTGACGGCCTTCGAAGACGAAGGGCTTGGTGACGACACCAACGGTGAGCGCACCTTCCTCACGCGCGAGCTGCGCGATGACGGGTGCGGCGCCGGTACCGGTACCGCCTCCCATGCCAGCGGTGACGAAGACCATGTCGGCCCCGCTGATTGCCTCCTTGAGGCGGGTCACGTCTTCGAGCGCCGCTTTGCGACCGCGCTCGGGGTCAGCACCAGCACCCAGACCGCGGGTCACTGCTTGGCCGACTGAAAGCTTTAGTGGAGCCAGGTTTGCGTTGAGCGCCTGGGCGTCCGTGTTGACGCTGACGAACTCCACGCCCTCGAGCGCGAAGGAAATCATCGTATTGATCGCGTTGTTGCCGGACCCGCCGACACCGATCACCTTGATGCGCGCTTGGTACTGCGGCGACTCGTCAGCAAACTCAATCGAGAAACTCATGTTGCCTTCCTCCCGGTGCACTCGCCCCGAAGTGATGGAGCTGTGCGGAAACACCGCAGTGCCTCGATCGAGGGGTGTTGTCCTCGAGCCTTGGGCTGCCTCTTCCCTGGACTCGAACCCGCTCTCTCGCCGGCGACCCGGTGCGTAACCCCTTACTGAACCAAAACTCCCAAACTGGCCTAATAAGTGACGTCACAAAAGCTCAAACCGGCCCTTTTTCGGCCGGTTCGTGAATTCTAGAAGGCGTCCTTGAGCCAACCCCAGAAGCCCCCTTTGCGCCTCCGCATCCGCACCTCGGCGGGCTCTGGCTGCGCGGGCTCCTCGTAGTACTCCTCGTACTCGCCCCGGGCCGCCGCCTGAGCCAGCTGCAAGGCGCCGTACTGGACGAGTCCCACGCCTGTCGCGTACTGCGGCCCCTGGACCAGCTGCACGATGCCCTTCATGCCGACGGGAAACCCGAGGCGCACAGGCATGCCCAAGATCTCTTCGGCGCACTCGACCATGCCTTCCATCAGCACGGAGCCGCC
This portion of the Polyangiaceae bacterium genome encodes:
- a CDS encoding sigma-54-dependent Fis family transcriptional regulator, whose product is MNPFQQSLLVVDPNPDSAEALSAVLAELQVEATRVGTQKDALHELARRDYSGVAVCVQLPDASGLELLSKLGQYSEALPVVVITDQGKTSLGVKAVRMGANDFLCRPFEEEEVKYVIQKMLSLYRAGADEPPKSARLSLRSNIIGTSPVMVELERTIHRVADGVATVLIRGESGTGKELVARRIHDESPRKDGPFIKVHCGALPDNLLESELFGYEKGAFTGATQRKPGRVELAEGGTLFLDEIGDITPAIQVKLLRVLQEREYERLGGTQTLQADVRFVAATHRDLDGMVRSGDFREDLFYRLSVVPLFVPPLRARPDDIAELAMHFARTAGLNNGRTAMGIDAPALEMLRSHRWPGNVRQLQNFIERLVLLADGPRISARDCAMWQPGIDNGAVDQKTAMAAYGAARTAPESAVSEALAPESEDVEVVELATAIARAEKLALERALKKAGGNRNVAARMLGVSRRTLYYKLNEHGVS
- the ftsZ gene encoding cell division protein FtsZ; translated protein: MSFSIEFADESPQYQARIKVIGVGGSGNNAINTMISFALEGVEFVSVNTDAQALNANLAPLKLSVGQAVTRGLGAGADPERGRKAALEDVTRLKEAISGADMVFVTAGMGGGTGTGAAPVIAQLAREEGALTVGVVTKPFVFEGRQRARRAEQGLAQLAEHVDTLITIPNEKLVALGDDDLSFVDAFRKADEVLYQAVKGISDLITQEGIVNVDFADVRTVMENMGRALMGTGCAKGEGRARLAAEAAIQSPLLDNISVDGATGVLINVVGGPDMKMREINEAATYIQEQAHEDANIIFGATIDENMSEAIKVTVIATGFERAAEEPQELLRQASRQPLERPAPRQEARPSEAAPVRREQRPEISARALEELDREPATVYSRRPAAAAASLQARSENSGLPSVRDRITFPSNVDRDWDTPAYQRRNGG